The genomic stretch TGTTACTGAAATTGATAATCCGAAACGTAATTATCCGATTGCGGTTTTAATCGCTTCCGCAGTTACGGTATGTATTTTTGTATTTGGTACATTGGGAATTGCTTTTGTTATTCCACAAAAAGATATTAACTTAGTTCAAAGTTTACTTATCACTTTCTATAAAATGTTCCAATGGGCAGGTATTCCATGGGCTGCACCAATTATTGCTATTGCGTTAGCCTTAGGGGTATTGGCTGGTATTGTTACTTGGGTATCAGGACCATCTGCAGGTATGTTAGCGGTGGGCCGAGCAGGGTATTTACCACGCTGGTGGCAATATAGTAATAAACATGGTGTTGCGACACATTTATTACTGATCCAAGCATTTATTGTAACTTTCCTATCAATTATTTTTGTAGTTCTTCCATCTGTACAAGCTGCATATCAAATTCTCAGTCAATTAACAGTGATTCTTTATTTGATCATGTATCTACTCATGTTTGCTGCGGCAATTTATCTACGTTACAGTCAACCAAATCGTCCACGTCCATATAAAATTCCGGGCGGTAATGCTGGAATGTGGGTTGTTGGAGGGGTTGGTTTCTTAGGTTCTGCTTTAGCATTTTGTTTTAGCTTTATTCCACCAAGTCAAATTCCAGTTGGTAGTCCATATACTTATGTGTTGATTCTCCTTGTTTTAACTACGATTTTCTGCATTATTCCGTTTGTTATTTATGCACGTCGTAAATCAATTTGGGTCGATCCAAATTCAACATTCGCACCATTTACGTGGCAAATTGAAAAAGTTCACAACGGTATTATTAATCCATCTACAAAAGAGACGAATGAACTCGTGGAGGCTCATTTTCAAAATAAAGCCAATGCATCATCATCGCAATCACAAGCAGATGATACAGCTAAGGCTTAATTGAAATAGGTTAATAAGTTATTTAATGAGGGTTAGATAATGAACACAAGTGAAAAAATTCAACAAGTATTGAAAGAATCGTTTGAAAAATATAAGGATATAACTGAAGGAAAAAATGCGAGTTATATTCCTTGTCTTGCAAAGGTTGATCCTAAACTTACAGCTTTAACTGTTGTAACGGTTGATGGGGAAATTTATTCCATTGGTGATGATACTTATCCGTTTGCTATCGAAAGTATCTCTAAGGTGTGTACGCTCGCACTTGCCATGGAACAGGTCGGCGTGGAAAAAGTACGTACAAAAATCGGCGATAGCCCGACAGGATTACCATTTAATTCTGTCATGGCATTGGAATTGCATAAAGATAAACCCCTTTCACCATTGGTGAATGCTGGTGCAATGTCCACTGTGAGTTTATTGAAAGCAGCGAATAAACAAGAACGCTGGGAAAGCATTTTAAACATGCAACAAAAAATGATGACATCGGATGTGAAACTCTCCGATATCGTTAATCAATCTGAACAAACGACAAATTTCCATAACAGAGCAATTGCGTGGCTACTTTATTCTGCTGAGCATATGTTCTGTGATCCTATGGAGGCTTGCGAAGTTTATACGCAACAATGTTCAACATTAGTTACATCAAAAGATCTTGCTATTTTGGCCGCAACGCTTGCCAATGGCGGTCAAAATCCAATTTCCAAAGAACAAGTTATACATAAAACGTACGTTCCTCATATTCTTGCAGAAATGGTGATGGAAGGATTGTATATCGGTTCAGGTGATTTTGCCTATACAGCGGGATTACCAGGGAAAAGTGGCGTTGGAGGTGGTTTGCTTGCCGTGGTCCCGAATGTGTTAGGTATCGCTGCTTTTGCACCACCACTAGATGCTGGTGGTAATAGTGTAAAAGGTCTGAAAATGATTACTCATTTTGCCAATACACTTGGGTATAGCCTATATTTGAAGAACTAAGGAGATATATATGGCTTTATATGAAATTAATGCAGCTAGTAAATATGATGATCCGACTTTTGGGACCAAAGAATCTGAATCGCTTTTACCTAAGAAAGTGATGCCTCAACAAGAGAATGATCCTAGTGTCATCCGCGAATTAGTTAAAGATGAACTCTTCTTAGACGGTAATGCACGCCAAAATTTAGCAACATTTTGCCAAACTTATGTTTGTGATGATGTTCGTGACTTGATGAATTTATCAATCAATAAAAATTTAATTGATAAAGATGAATACCCACAAACTGCAGAGCTTGAACGTCGTTGTGTGAATATTGTTGCTAATTTGTGGAATGCACCCAAAACAGGAAATCCAGTAGGGACTTCTGGTATTGGCTCATCAGAAGCTTGTATGCTAGGCGGTATGGCTATGCTAAGACGTTGGAAAAATGCACGTAAAGCTAAAGGCTTAAGTACCGATAAACCAAACTTAGTTTGTGGTCCTGTACAGGTTGTGTGGGATAAATTTTGTCGTTATTGGGAAGTTGAAATGCGTCAAGTTCCGATGGAAACCGATCGTTTTTATATGGATGGGCCAAGCATGCTTTCCCAAATTGATGAAAATACGATTGGTGTGGTAGCAACGTTTGGTTTAACTTTCACAGGTAAATATGCACCTGTTCAAGAACTTTGTACTGCATTAGATCAGTTACAAAAAGAAAAAGGTCTTGATATTCAAGTCCACGTTGATGCAGCGAGTGGTGGTTTCTGCGCACCATTCTGCCAACCAGATTTACTTTGGGACTTCCGTCTAGATCGCGTTAAATCAATTAGTGCATCTGGTCATAAATTTGGATTAGCTCCACTTGGTGCGGGTTGGGTTGTTTGGAGAGATAAATCTTACTTACCTGAAGAATTAATTTTCAATGTGAACTATCTTGGCGGTAATATGCCAGTTTTCCAAATTAATTTCTCCCGTCCAGCAGGACAAATTATTTCACAATACTATTTGTTTACCCGTTTAGGTTTTGAAGGATATAAAAAGATCCAAAGTGCTTGTTATGAAACTGCACAATTTTTATCAAACGGATTGGATAAAATGGGATACTTTGATTTTATTTATCGTGGCGATCCAAAAGAAGGTATCCCAGCATTAACGTGGACCTTCAAAAAAGGCGTAGATCTTGGATTTAGCCTGTATGATCTAGCAGATAAATTACGTTCTCGAGGTTGGTTAGTTCCAGCATATTCATTACCAGCGAATGCAGAAAGCATTGTCGTTCAACGTATTATTGTAAAACAAGGTTTCGGTCTTGATATGGCAAGCTTGTTATTACAAGATTTTGCACGAGCTATTGACGAACTTAAAGAACATCATCCAGTGAAAGCATTGGGCGCAGATCACGGTGGCTTTAATCATAACTGATCTTGATAGAAGTTAATGACAAATTAATAAAAGTACTGCACTTCGGTGCAGTACTTTTTTTATAAAAAATGTGATCATGATCTCGTTTTTCTTTTCTTGTTATTTAGTTAGTTTTATCTAAGTGCTACACTCCATTTAGAGTTATATTTTTAAGAGGTATTACAATGACATATCGTATTGAACATGACACAATGGGGGATGTAAACGTACCTGCTAACAAATATTGGGGAGCCCAAACAGAGCGTTCCCGCAATAATTTTAAAATAGGTCCAGCTGCATCTATGCCAAAAGAAATTATCGAGGCGTTTGGTTATTTAAAAAAAGCTGCTGCATATGCGAACTATGATCTTGGCGTGTTATCGTTAGAAAAACGTGATTTGATTGCTAAAGCGTGTGATGAAATTATTGAAGGCAAGTTAGATGATGAATTTCCGCTCGTTATTTGGCAAACAGGTTCAGGTACGCAATCTAATATGAACGTGAATGAAGTTGTGGCAAACCGTGCTCATGTTCTTCACGGCGGCAAACTCGGTGAAAAATCTTATATTCACCCTAATGATGATGTAAATAAATCTCAATCTTCAAATGATACTTTCCCAACTGCGATGCATATTGCAGCCTATAAAAAAGTTGTAGAACACACATTGCCATGCGTTGAGGCATTGCAAAAAACCTTCGCTGCCAAATCTGAAGAATTTAAAGATGTCGTAAAAATTGGGCGTACTCATCTTATGGATGCGACACCGCTTACGTTAGGGCAAGAATTTTCTGGTTATGCGGCACAAATTAAATTTGCTATTGAAGCGATTAAGCATACTTTACCGCATCTTTCTCAGTTAGCGCTAGGTGGTACTGCTGTCGGTACAGGTTTAAATACACCACAAGGGTATGATGTAAAAGTTGCAGAATATATTGCGAAATTCACAGGATTACCATTTGTTACTGCAGAAAATAAATTTGAAGCATTGGCGACGCATGATGCAATTGTTGAAACTCATGGTGCGCTTAAACAGTTAGCTATGAGCTTATTTAATGTAGCAAGTAATATTCGCTTATTAGCATCAGGTCCACGTAGCGGGATTGGTGAAATTATTATTCCTGCGAATGAACCAGGTTCTTCAATTATGCCGGGTAAAGTTAACCCAACGCAATGTGAAGCAATGACAATGGTTGGTGTACAGGTGCTAGGTAATGATACCACTATTTCTTTTGCTGGTTCGCAAGGGCAGTTCCAACTTAATGTATTTAAACCCGTTATGGCGGCAGATTTCTTACAATCAGCGCAATTGCTTGGTGATGTTTGCCAATCATTTAACGAACATTGTGCTCAAGGTATCGAACCAAATTATGCACGCATCAAAATGCAACTTGAAAATTCATTGATGTTGGTGACTGCATTGAATACGCATATTGGTTATGAAAAAGCGGCAAAAATTGCGAAGACTGCACATAAAAATGGGACTACTTTACGCGAAGAAGCCATTAACTTAGGTTATGTTACCCCTGAACAATTTGATGAATGGGTAAAACCAGAAGATATGGTGGGTAGTTTAAAGTAATAAGTTCAGTTGAAAGTTTATAAATAATTATTTAGTAGAACGCCCCAATTTTCATAAATTTTTTTGAAAATTGGGGCGTGTTTTATTGATCTTGTTTTTATTTATCTAATGCGTCAGCATCAAGCTCTTCATCATCTAAATCATGATCGATATCTAATGGAATACCTGACAAGACAGTACCTGTGGTATCAGAATAAATATAATCATCGGGATAGATGCTAACGCCTGCAAAGTTAACCGGGACATCGGTATCCCCGAGTTGTTCATCAAACGCACCAACAGGGAATGCCCCTAATGCAATAATGGCAATATCAATTTGTGCAAGTTCTTGTACTTGGCGTACGGCACCATTCACGACAATACCTTCCCATTGATTATCTGCTGCAAGTTGTGCGAGTTCCGCATCAACCAAGGCACTACGCATAATGCCACCACCATCAACGACGAGAACACGCCCACGGCCGTCCTCTTCAAGGATTTCTGCAATTAAGCCGTTAGTTTCATAACATTTTACCGTAGTGACTTTTCCATGAAAGGCTTGAATGCCACCGAAATGCGTAAAAATTGGATCCATAACATCGACATCATCTGGATAAAAATCGCAGATTTCGGAAGTATCAATATACATAAAATGCTCCTTTTTTGCTCAGATATTCAAACTAGTATAATGCGAATTAACTTAAGATTAAACCTAAACTGAATAATAAATTTATTGCGAGGGCAAGCAATGACATTTGACCTAACAATGGGCGTAATGCTTCGCCTTTTTGATGTTTCCAAACAAAACGTAAGTGTTTGTAAAGGAATGGATAAACAATAAGGAAAATATAGCAGTACCAGTGGGTAAAATAAAAACTTGCAAAAATAAGATCAAAAAGGGCTGCAAGGGTAAGTAAGCAGACGTGGTAAATACAACCATTTCTTGCCCCAATTCGGACGATTAATGTGTTTTTACCTACTTTTCTGTCTTGATCGACATCTCGTAAATTATTGATATTTAGAACAGCAGAGGCAAGGAAACCTGTTGCAAAAGCAGGTAAAAAGATATTTCCTGGAAGTTGGTGAGCTTGTAAGTAGTACGTTCCACAAACGCCAAGTAGCCCAAAGAAAATTAATACGGAAAGATCGCCAAGTCCTAAATAACCATAAGGCTTTTTGCCAACGGTATAAGTAATTGCTGCGAGAATCGCAAGAATACCAAGACCTAAAAATATCCAAATATCAGAAGGTTGGGTATAGGCGAGGGCAATGACAGACGCACCACTAATTAAACTTAATATAATCATAACGATCATACCGAGTTTTAATTGTTTAGCAGTCATTTCGCCTTTTTGGATACCACGAAGTGGTCCAATACGCTCTTCAGTATCCGATCCTTTTTGATGATCGCCATAATCGTTGGCGAAATTTGAGAGAATTTGTAAGAATAATGTTGTAAGTAAACAAAGTAAGGTGATTCCCCAACTGAAATGGTGTGACCATGCAGCAAGTGCCGAACCCATGATGATAGAGGCAGCAGCTAATGGTAGCGTTTTAGGCCGAGTAGTTTCGAGCCAGCTTTTGAGAAAAGATGTATTCATAATTCAAATTAAAGTGTAGTTTAACTGTTTTAGAAAAGAGGCGCTATTTTACTCTTTAATTCTTAGAAGTGCTACCAACTGATATTTTTCAGAATAGACGTGATAAAAAAGGTTAGCAACTCGGCTAACCTTTTCTATTATGTGATGCTACAAAAAATTATTTTTGTTGAGGGGCTGGAATAGTATCTTTAATACCAGAAAGTTTTTCTTTAACGGTATGGGCCGCTTCTTTGAGCTTAGTTACAATTTTCTCAGCTTTCTCATGAGCATTTTTTGCTTTATCGACTATATCTTTAATGTCTTTTGGTGAAAGTTGTATTTGACTTGCTGCGACATCAGTATTTTGCGTAATAGTAGATTGTTGGTTCAGTTGGTTAACTGTTTTGCCATCAATACCTTGGGCAGGATTTACACCAATTACTGTAACATTTTGAGTTGCTTCATAATGTTTTTGTGCTGCTCGACCACCGTTGATAAAACTTTTTGATAAGTCTGTATCCCCATCATCTTTGATATCGATCTTAATAGAAAGACCTAAATTTCCGCCATCTTTATGATGGGAGTCTTGTAATTCGTTCGCACTAATTTTATTAGCAACAGTGAGATTAGATTCAGATTTGTTACCAATAATATGTCCGCCTACAAGTTTTAGATTTTCTAAATGACCCGTTAAAGCATTCGCCTTGATTCCAGACTGCTCATTAACTTGGCGTTTGTTTTCAACTTCTATCCCTCCTTTTGCACTGATATTAATGCTTGGTTTGACAGAAAGATCGGTTGCAATACTTGCGCCTGTATTAAGGTGTAAGCCTGCATTGTATCCGCGACGATTGAGTTCATCCTGTTTGGATTCAACGTGTGTTTTACCTTTTACATCTAAATGAACGTGATCACCCGTTACATTCGCCCCAGCAAGTGTTAAGTCTTTTCCAGCGCTAATACTGATATTATTACCTTGTAATTTGCTATTTTGGAAAGTTTTGCTTGTCGTATTTTGACGATTATAGTCGCCACCGATCTTATGGTTAATACCAATAGCACAGCCACTAGATGTGAGACCACAACTTCCGCTTACTGTTGCAGATGTTTGGATTTTCAATTCCTGTGATGTTTCATGGCGATCAGTTTCACCTGCTTTTAATGTCACATTGTTTTGAGCCTTTAATGTGATATTACTATCTTTATTCGACTCAATATTTTTGAGTTCGATGTCACTATGAGAAACTAAACGAGTATTTCCTCCAAGACGTGTACGGTTATCTGATGTTTGATCGACAACTTTTGTCGATTTATTTGCATCGAGTCCACCAGTTAGACTTCCTCCGATGGCATCGCCTGTTATTCCACTTAATGCATCATTTGCAAGTTTAAGTGCTGCATTTGCATCACCTTTTACTAATTCAGTACTATGACGGATAATTTTATTAGCCGTATCACCAATAGCTGAATGCCCTTCAGTAGATAATCCAATTTTTAGGTTAGATTTTGTTTGGCTTTCGTGTAATTCATCTTTCTGTTTTTCCGAAGTAATGCGCTGCGCATCTAGAGTAAATCCTTGATTTTTCTCTTGCTTATGAGATTGAGCTTCTTTCTTATAGAAATCTGCATTTTTTTCACTCATTAAATTCTGAATTTCGCTTTCGCTTAGTTTCGGAATTGGAGATATTTTTGTGTTGTCGCTACCTTTATTTTCCGTTGGAACATTGTTTGTTCCAGCTGTTGGTGGAGTTGAGGTAATGTTTGCATTAATATCTACACCGCCAATGTTTGCGTTACCAAGGACATGTAATGTCCCAGTTTCTGCTGTTAGTTGGCTATTTTTATGTGTGAGTTCTGTACGTTTTGATTTTTCATTAATAAAGCGAATACCAGAATCAGCGGTTAAACCAAATTTATCGTCATCAGTAACATTTGCCTCAAAACCTTTACGTTCATCTAGACGAAGTGCAGCCTTTTTACCCCCTACATTGGCCGCTATACCTAGCTCAATTTGAGTCACGTTTTCGCTTTTTTCAGTGTGGGTAATTTGTTCTCCA from Actinobacillus delphinicola encodes the following:
- the glsA gene encoding glutaminase A, yielding MNTSEKIQQVLKESFEKYKDITEGKNASYIPCLAKVDPKLTALTVVTVDGEIYSIGDDTYPFAIESISKVCTLALAMEQVGVEKVRTKIGDSPTGLPFNSVMALELHKDKPLSPLVNAGAMSTVSLLKAANKQERWESILNMQQKMMTSDVKLSDIVNQSEQTTNFHNRAIAWLLYSAEHMFCDPMEACEVYTQQCSTLVTSKDLAILAATLANGGQNPISKEQVIHKTYVPHILAEMVMEGLYIGSGDFAYTAGLPGKSGVGGGLLAVVPNVLGIAAFAPPLDAGGNSVKGLKMITHFANTLGYSLYLKN
- a CDS encoding glutamate decarboxylase; this encodes MALYEINAASKYDDPTFGTKESESLLPKKVMPQQENDPSVIRELVKDELFLDGNARQNLATFCQTYVCDDVRDLMNLSINKNLIDKDEYPQTAELERRCVNIVANLWNAPKTGNPVGTSGIGSSEACMLGGMAMLRRWKNARKAKGLSTDKPNLVCGPVQVVWDKFCRYWEVEMRQVPMETDRFYMDGPSMLSQIDENTIGVVATFGLTFTGKYAPVQELCTALDQLQKEKGLDIQVHVDAASGGFCAPFCQPDLLWDFRLDRVKSISASGHKFGLAPLGAGWVVWRDKSYLPEELIFNVNYLGGNMPVFQINFSRPAGQIISQYYLFTRLGFEGYKKIQSACYETAQFLSNGLDKMGYFDFIYRGDPKEGIPALTWTFKKGVDLGFSLYDLADKLRSRGWLVPAYSLPANAESIVVQRIIVKQGFGLDMASLLLQDFARAIDELKEHHPVKALGADHGGFNHN
- the fumC gene encoding class II fumarate hydratase, translating into MTYRIEHDTMGDVNVPANKYWGAQTERSRNNFKIGPAASMPKEIIEAFGYLKKAAAYANYDLGVLSLEKRDLIAKACDEIIEGKLDDEFPLVIWQTGSGTQSNMNVNEVVANRAHVLHGGKLGEKSYIHPNDDVNKSQSSNDTFPTAMHIAAYKKVVEHTLPCVEALQKTFAAKSEEFKDVVKIGRTHLMDATPLTLGQEFSGYAAQIKFAIEAIKHTLPHLSQLALGGTAVGTGLNTPQGYDVKVAEYIAKFTGLPFVTAENKFEALATHDAIVETHGALKQLAMSLFNVASNIRLLASGPRSGIGEIIIPANEPGSSIMPGKVNPTQCEAMTMVGVQVLGNDTTISFAGSQGQFQLNVFKPVMAADFLQSAQLLGDVCQSFNEHCAQGIEPNYARIKMQLENSLMLVTALNTHIGYEKAAKIAKTAHKNGTTLREEAINLGYVTPEQFDEWVKPEDMVGSLK
- the rraA gene encoding ribonuclease E activity regulator RraA, encoding MYIDTSEICDFYPDDVDVMDPIFTHFGGIQAFHGKVTTVKCYETNGLIAEILEEDGRGRVLVVDGGGIMRSALVDAELAQLAADNQWEGIVVNGAVRQVQELAQIDIAIIALGAFPVGAFDEQLGDTDVPVNFAGVSIYPDDYIYSDTTGTVLSGIPLDIDHDLDDEELDADALDK
- a CDS encoding 1,4-dihydroxy-2-naphthoate polyprenyltransferase, encoding MNTSFLKSWLETTRPKTLPLAAASIIMGSALAAWSHHFSWGITLLCLLTTLFLQILSNFANDYGDHQKGSDTEERIGPLRGIQKGEMTAKQLKLGMIVMIILSLISGASVIALAYTQPSDIWIFLGLGILAILAAITYTVGKKPYGYLGLGDLSVLIFFGLLGVCGTYYLQAHQLPGNIFLPAFATGFLASAVLNINNLRDVDQDRKVGKNTLIVRIGARNGCIYHVCLLTLAALFDLIFASFYFTHWYCYIFLIVYPFLYKHLRFVWKHQKGEALRPLLGQMSLLALAINLLFSLGLILS